Proteins from a single region of Fibrobacter sp.:
- a CDS encoding ParB/RepB/Spo0J family partition protein, whose translation MGKKALALGRGLSEILKSHHVKAPVNDASEINETSENEVDSSKRIVEISIDLIDRNPYQPRTTFNEDELSELANSIRQQGLIQPIVLRKVGDRYQIISGERRTRASKLAGFSTIKAQVYENLDDKVMSEWALIENIQRVDLNPVEIARSYQKLIENYEYTHEDLAKAVGKSRSAITNALRLLKLPETVLKWIEEGKIAGGAARALCSDKIADPEALALRIIEEGLNVRQIEAISRGEDINKPKEENQESGENVDTQSADASTSSVNESDKKPKPELSADMKQFESRLETFFGTKVQLNPSSAGKPEGTIVIKYYSMDDLNRIQEIMENR comes from the coding sequence TCAATGACGCCTCCGAAATAAACGAGACCAGCGAGAACGAAGTCGACAGCAGCAAGAGGATTGTCGAAATCTCCATCGACCTCATCGACAGGAACCCCTACCAGCCGCGCACCACTTTCAACGAAGACGAGCTCTCCGAACTGGCGAACTCCATCAGGCAGCAGGGACTCATCCAGCCCATCGTGCTCCGCAAGGTGGGCGACCGTTACCAGATCATCAGCGGTGAACGCCGTACCCGTGCAAGCAAGCTCGCCGGTTTTTCGACCATCAAGGCGCAGGTTTACGAAAACCTCGACGACAAGGTGATGAGCGAATGGGCCCTCATCGAGAACATCCAGCGCGTCGACCTGAACCCGGTCGAAATCGCGAGGTCGTACCAGAAGCTCATCGAGAATTACGAGTACACGCACGAAGATTTGGCGAAGGCCGTCGGCAAGTCCCGCTCGGCGATCACGAATGCGCTCCGCCTTTTGAAGCTTCCTGAAACAGTGCTCAAATGGATAGAAGAAGGCAAGATTGCCGGAGGCGCCGCACGCGCCCTCTGCAGCGACAAGATTGCCGACCCCGAAGCTCTCGCGCTCCGCATCATCGAGGAAGGACTCAACGTCCGCCAGATCGAGGCGATTTCCCGCGGCGAAGATATCAACAAACCGAAGGAAGAAAATCAGGAATCCGGAGAAAATGTTGATACGCAGTCTGCGGACGCTTCGACAAGCTCAGTGAACGAAAGCGACAAGAAGCCGAAGCCGGAACTGAGCGCCGACATGAAGCAGTTCGAAAGCCGGCTCGAGACGTTCTTCGGGACGAAGGTCCAGCTGAACCCGAGTTCCGCGGGCAAGCCCGAAGGCACCATCGTCATCAAGTACTACAGCATGGACGACCTGAACCGCATCCAGGAAATCATGGAAAACCGCTGA
- a CDS encoding polymer-forming cytoskeletal protein, with amino-acid sequence MATKEQEITQIGSTVNIKGDISGKSDVRVAGTVNGSINIEGELIVERTGFIEAEIKATNTVVAGSVKGNIECTEKLILESSSKFVGNIKTKLLIIQEGAVFQGNCQMGAPVAAAAPQAAPQVKEKL; translated from the coding sequence ATGGCAACAAAAGAACAGGAAATCACCCAGATCGGCAGCACTGTCAATATCAAGGGCGACATCAGCGGTAAGAGCGATGTCCGCGTAGCGGGCACCGTGAACGGCAGCATCAACATCGAAGGCGAGCTCATCGTCGAACGCACCGGTTTCATCGAAGCCGAAATCAAGGCCACGAATACCGTCGTAGCCGGAAGCGTCAAGGGCAACATCGAATGCACCGAGAAGCTCATCCTCGAAAGCTCTTCCAAGTTCGTCGGCAACATCAAGACCAAGCTCCTGATCATCCAGGAAGGTGCTGTGTTCCAGGGCAATTGCCAGATGGGCGCTCCTGTAGCTGCAGCCGCTCCCCAAGCAGCACCCCAGGTCAAGGAAAAACTCTAA
- a CDS encoding M23 family metallopeptidase, translated as MKKYYTVQIIPENSREIKKFRISTTRVLILKIFLALFIVILGVFAFHLAKINVIVAKYEKLRVVNAQLIKKDKNYEEMFMRLDSLWVMEERIQNIFETFIENDSNKINSIIDRNRFAHTPSEKNNIDFDTHTWKTFEEKIRIEHIPDLIPVVGIVSKKFSEENSHLGTDFSAQPGNPVFATGSGTVESAGSMEELGNTIVINHGNGYVTTYSHLMNMKTRKGSPVHKGDIIGTVGNTGNANGPHLHYTIVKDGVPQDPEKFINY; from the coding sequence GTGAAGAAGTACTATACGGTACAGATCATTCCGGAGAACTCCCGGGAGATTAAGAAGTTCAGGATATCAACAACTCGAGTTCTTATCCTGAAAATTTTCCTCGCATTGTTTATAGTTATACTCGGTGTGTTCGCCTTCCACCTCGCGAAAATCAACGTGATCGTCGCGAAGTACGAGAAACTCCGCGTCGTGAACGCGCAGCTCATCAAGAAGGACAAGAACTACGAGGAGATGTTCATGAGGCTCGACTCCCTGTGGGTGATGGAAGAGCGCATCCAGAACATCTTCGAGACGTTCATCGAGAACGACTCCAACAAGATCAATTCCATCATCGACCGCAACAGGTTCGCGCACACGCCGTCCGAAAAGAACAATATCGATTTCGACACGCACACCTGGAAGACGTTCGAGGAAAAAATCCGCATCGAGCACATTCCCGATCTTATACCCGTCGTCGGCATCGTGAGCAAGAAGTTCTCCGAAGAGAATTCGCACCTCGGCACGGACTTCTCGGCGCAGCCCGGGAACCCGGTGTTCGCCACCGGAAGCGGTACCGTGGAATCGGCCGGAAGCATGGAGGAATTGGGCAACACCATCGTCATCAACCACGGGAACGGCTACGTGACCACGTACTCGCATCTCATGAACATGAAGACGAGAAAAGGGAGTCCTGTCCACAAGGGTGACATCATAGGTACCGTCGGGAACACGGGTAACGCGAACGGACCCCACCTACATTATACCATTGTGAAGGATGGTGTTCCACAAGATCCGGAAAAGTTTATAAATTACTAG
- a CDS encoding metallophosphoesterase, with protein sequence MLKIGQISDIHIGEDESLVQGIDVRENFLRALRSDSMEKLDLLVLSGDLANENAEPGAYSYIAEQIKKLDYPVCIIPGNHDRIEVMSKYFDLPVKNGKCYYRFDLMGKSMFFLDSACGEVSRDQLDWLEAEVPKVDGEVLLFMHHPPCFCGHRFMDLHYHLRNMVEVQEVLLKFDNLKHVFCGHYHCEFEVMFKDITVHAAPATQMQIAPDKPYFNLKSSSPGWQVIYWGKDFVETKVLY encoded by the coding sequence TTGTTGAAGATAGGTCAGATATCGGATATCCACATCGGCGAAGACGAAAGTCTCGTCCAGGGTATTGATGTGCGCGAAAACTTTTTGCGTGCACTCCGTTCCGATTCTATGGAAAAACTGGACCTGCTGGTCCTGTCCGGTGACCTCGCCAACGAGAACGCCGAACCCGGCGCCTACAGTTACATAGCCGAACAGATCAAGAAGCTCGACTATCCCGTATGCATCATTCCCGGAAATCACGATCGCATTGAAGTGATGAGCAAGTACTTCGACCTCCCCGTGAAGAACGGGAAGTGTTATTACCGTTTCGACCTGATGGGCAAGTCCATGTTCTTCTTGGACAGCGCCTGCGGTGAAGTTTCGCGCGACCAGCTCGACTGGCTCGAGGCGGAAGTCCCGAAGGTGGACGGCGAAGTCCTCTTGTTCATGCACCATCCGCCTTGCTTCTGCGGACACCGGTTCATGGATTTGCACTACCACCTGAGGAACATGGTGGAGGTGCAGGAAGTCCTTCTGAAGTTCGACAACTTGAAGCACGTGTTCTGCGGGCATTACCACTGCGAGTTCGAAGTGATGTTCAAGGACATTACCGTGCATGCGGCCCCTGCGACGCAGATGCAGATTGCTCCCGACAAGCCCTATTTCAACCTGAAAAGCAGCAGTCCTGGCTGGCAGGTGATATATTGGGGCAAAGATTTTGTAGAAACCAAAGTTCTTTACTAG